In Oryza sativa Japonica Group chromosome 1, ASM3414082v1, the genomic stretch AAATTCCTCGTCTcctcgatccatccatcgatcgctTCGCCTATAATACAACGCCTCTTCCTCGCCGCATCGCGCCACCAACCGTCGTCGCGATGGACAcgccattgctgctgctgcttcccttCCTGGCGGCATGTCTGCTCGCGCCGCGgcacgcggcggaggcggccgtcaCGAGCTGCGCGCCGAGGAGGTGCGGGAACGTGACCATCGCCTACCCGTTCTGGCTGCCGgactcatcgccgccgccgtcgtcgtcgtccgcgccGTGCGGCCCCGCGGCGTTCCAGGTGAACTGCGACAACGGCAGCCGCGCGTCGCTGGCCCGCTCCTTCCGCAGCGGGTACAAGATCCTCGGCGTGTCGTACGCCAAccgcaccgtcgtcgtcgccaacgACAACGTCCAGACCGACGCCAGCGGCTGCCCGGTGCCCAAGATCGACGTCTCCGCCAGCCTCACCCTCGCGCCGTTCACCGCCAGCCCGGCCAACAGCcagctcgtcttcctcttcaactgcaccagcagcagcaggccgccgccggcagggTTCGTCAACGTCACGTGCCCGGGAGCGAAGGCCGTGGTCCGGCTCGACACGAGCTACAACAACACCGCCGCCAGAGTGGTCGCCGGAGGCTGCGACTACGCGGCCGTTCCGGTGGTCGGCGTGCCGGGGGCGAGCCCGACGGACTACCCGCAGCTGCTCCGGGGAGGCTACATGCTGGAGTGGAGGGCGCCCGCCGGCGACTGCATGGCGTGCAATGCCAGCGGCGGCCAGTGTGGCTACGACGCCGACACGGAGGCGTTCGCCTGCATCTGCTCCGACGGCTCATCGCGCCCGGGGATATGTGGTAAGTGTAAATCTATCTGTTCTTTGTGCTAAATTCGTTCAGTTTTTTTCCCTGAATTTGATTATTGGGAAATACATAACTATTACTCAAATTAAATTAGTTAGAGACTTGAGAGtattaaaattcaaattaacTATTTATTGATTGATCAGCACAAGCAGTAGTTAGGATCAACGAACATGTAGTAGTAGTTCGTATTTGCGTGGTCGTGCCAAAAACCAGGGTGGTTAGAACTGACAAAAGGAAGTAAGTAGATTAAGCTATTTTGACTTTTGAACGTGATTTATATGGAGGGTAACAATCTAACAATGGTTGTCAATCGGTGACCGTTCACGTTATCCAAAATTCTTTAAAATTTCCTAATGATGCTCCCTttttctgatgagcaattttaTGGTTCTTGaagaggtaccatgaggtaccgaaaatttagtgtaaaatttggcaCCTCATAGTATCTAGGTACCAAGAGGTACTAAATTTACAATACaaaaagtggtacctcatggtaccttctcaaggaccgtaaaattgctcttttttaataagaaaaaaaagtgtagATTGTGATTCTGGAACTGAAAAAAAGGTGATCTCTTTATGCATGTTTTAATTAGGTGAAGTGTACTTTCAGGACAAGGCTCTTGATAGGACTAGCAATAGTGGAAGTACAATAGAACTGGAATGACTTTTTGCACGGGCTTGGACTAATTAAATTACTGAATCAACATATGGTGGCTGTCACGATCTCATCGTATGAAACAATCTTTTGCCGAGAACCAATAATGGACTCCACATAAGCCCCAGTGTGATCTGTGAAGCTATACTTTAGCTACAAGTAGCCGGAATTTCACGTTCTCCGATCTCAGCAACGTTTACATGTAGAATACGTATACAGCCAGCACGTGTGGTTGGTTAGTTGTTAGTGCTTACTTATCGACTTTGACTTTGAAATCACAATGATAGGAGCAAAATGGTCAACTAAAACTAACTTTTGTGTCCGAAAAGAGACGATTTTGTTTGATTTCATCTGattattttgatcattttgtTCATCATGTCTGAATCAAACGAGATATGTTGCTGCTCGCGGCGGCTGTTGCTGCACTCTCCTGTAGCTGGTTAGGTCAGATACATGTTGGTCTCTGTCCACTGTACAAATACTTCGAATAAAGCAACGTCGTACATATGTACAAATTTACGATGATATCTGTTGTCTGAATTGTTCCTAAGTAATAGTTCAGACACCTTAATTGGTCCAACCAGTTTCAATTAGTCATCAGGAAATCAATGACGCAACTGTGTGTGGAACAATTAGTCTTTGATCAGGAACTGTTTCTTTGATTAATCTCGGAAATAAATTAATGCTCGTTCAATGTATTTCAATTGGTTGGAATAGACTGGCGATATTTTGTACATATGTTGACTAAAATGAAATGATTCTTCCCTTTCAGATGCAAAGAAGTCCGGGAACAAGGTCATCCTGATAGGTATGCATCCGCTTCAGTCTTCAATTCTTGCTTAACTAATCcaacaaaataatataattcaACTTGTTTTTATTCTTCGTATATGTCATGATGATCAATTGTTTCTTCAATAATGATGTCATGATCAATTATCTAGATAAATTTACCACTTGGTAGTAATTACTAATCTATACTAATTGTTTGCTTCGTCGCTTTCAGTGTCACTGTCGATCTGTGCGACTGGGTTGGTGCTATTGGCATGCATCGCCATCGTCTACAAGTGTCGCCGACGTATGCAAAATCGTTTCAGTTTTCTGAACGCCATGGACGGTGCAAGCAGAACGGATACTGCAAAGGTGGAGAAGCTGCTGCAGAGTTACGGATCCCTAGCTCCCCGGAGGTTCAGGTACTCGGAGCTGAAGAAGATAACGAAGTCCTTCAGCCAGCGGCTCGGCGAGGGCGGCTACGGCACGGTGTTCAGCGGCACGCTCGCcgacggccgcgccgtcgccgtcaagtTCCTCCACCACTCCAAGCCCAACGGCGAGGAGTTCCTCAACGAGGTGGTCAGCATTGGCCGGACGAGCCATGTCAACATCGTCTCCCTGCTCGGCTTCTGCCTCGAGGGCTCCAAGCGAGCCCTCGTCTACGAGTACATGCCCAATGGCTCGCTGGACAAGTACATCTactcgacgtcggcggcggcggcggcggaggcggaggaggcggaggcgacggcgagccctGACAGGGATGTTCTGGGGTGGAAGGTGCTGCAGGAGATCGCcgtcggcgtggcgcggggGCTGGAGTACCTGCACGACGGGTGCAACACGCGGATCATCCACTTCGACATCAAGCCGCACAACGTGCTCCTCGACGAGGGATTCCGGCCCAAGATCGCCGACTTCGGGATGGCGAAGCTGTGCAACCCAAAGGAGAGCATCCTGTCGATGGCGGACACGAGGGGGACGATAGGGTTCATCGCGCCGGAGGTGTTCTCCCGCGGGTTCGGCGACATCTCGACCAAGTCCGACGTGTACAGCTACGGGATGCTGCTGCTGGAGAtggtcggcggcgggagcaACGTCAAGGCCTACGCCGAGAAGGGCGCCAGCGGCACGTTCTTCCCGCTCTGGGTCTACGACCACCTgctcgaggacggcggcgtgctgcagagcgtcgccgccgccgccgccgccacggccggcggcggcgccggatcaCCGGGAGGCGAGGAGATCGCGAGGAAGATGGCGCTGATCGGGCTGTGGTGCATACAGACCGTGCCGGCGAACAGGCCGTCGATGGGCAAGGTGCTGGAGATGCTGGAGAGAAGCGTCCACGAGCTCGCCATGCCGCCGCGGCCGTACCACTCGAACTCGTCGTCCCCGTCGCGGCCGTCGAGCTACCCCTCCTCTGCCTCGGATTTCACGCAGCGGTCAGTGTCGTGTTGATCAGTTGCTGAtcactctgttttttttttttctgataacGCTGAATTCCATATGATCAATCGCTGACGAAGATCGATATGCGTTTTTGTCGAGCAGATCAAGGTTATCAACACCGGGAAGCACAGCGTGAAAAGTGGCGATGGAATGACTATACTTGAAGCAGACAACTGGCTAGTAGActgtaaattaaagaaaaccAGAGTGGGAGCTTTGGTTTTGTATGTAGAGCAGATTAGCAAGAACAACAAAATTAGACGTTATTACTGTTTGAATCATTAATTCGTTCTCTTATGGTTTTCTGTGGAAATCATGTACTACTCCTATTCAGTTTTAGTTTAACTTGTGCTTGACGAATGTTCCACGGAAAAAAATTTGGTGGAGACCGGATGTAACCGGCCTCCTTTGCAGCCCCTCTCTGGATGTATGCCACGTGCAAACCCCAACGATCGAACGGATCGCTCGACTCAGCTCCACCCCCAGGCCCTAGCACGGCCAGGGCGTAGGCTCGGCTCAGAGTCCGACGCGGCTTTTAGGTTCATCGTCGGCTCCGCGCAGCCGTCTTCTCGTTTTcgtggccgacgccgacgaACCGGCGCCTGTGCCGATCGGGGTGGcggccgtcgcggacgaacccCGAGACATCGGCGACTACGGCTGATTCCGGCGATGACGCCGGATTCCGGTTCTTCTCCAATTTATGAATCAATCGATCTATCTTGTTTGCTACGCATCATATCGATTGTTCTCGGATCGTGATGAAGTGGCCGTCGGCTATGCACCACCACCAGCTGCTGGAATCAGAACGTTTCAAGCTCCAGAAACAAATCTTCAAGAATTCCATCTGGATCCAAATTAATTAGGAACACCAACAAATTCTTATTCCTCGCCGCGTGTTGGTCACCTGGCAGCTGCGGAGCTCGGCACGTCCGCTGTGGTTCTGAGGTGCTCCCATGGATTATGGATACGTCAGTCTCAgggacgccgtcggcgccggatCGGAGGATTAGAGTCGCCAGGCTATGTCGAAAATTCTCCGCGTCTCGAATCGATCGAGCCGATAGGGAGCCTGAAAGGAGAATCAGCGTGTGCCCTCGAGCCGAGCCTACGCTCTCCTAGTGCTGCGCTTTGGGCCGAGACGAGCGATCCGTTCGATGGCTGGGGTTTCCACGTGGCATCCATCCAAAGCGGGGCTGCAAAGGAGGCCGGTTACATCCGGCCTGCCAGACGGACAATAGCTGGGCCTCCGTTTTTGGATAGAGAAAGACCCATCTTTAGAGGCAGGCAGGCCGTTGTTTTCTGCTTGGGCTATCACGGACTGTACGGCCCAAATACATCAGCTCGTGGATCAGCTGGTTCAGCACTCCACTGCTCCATGAGACCATGACTTAACAGCAGCATAGCCTGCGTTACTTCGACATTGCCCGACGTGTTGACTGTGTTGCTACCAGCCTAGTACCATCACAGGGCCAGGTCTAACGGAGACGAAAGCGAGGTAGCAAGACGAGCAGTCGAGCAGATCGTCGACAAAGTCCGGTTCCGAATGAAACATGCTGCCGCATGCATCGACATTTCGCATGTAGGGAGTACTCCACTGCTACTATCTTTGTCCTGCAGCAATCTCAAATGCTTGTGGTTGCTGCTCCCCGGCTAATCCGCCTCGTGCAGTGCAACGCACGGCCCATAAAAATCTAGGTGAAGTCGTCTCGTCTCGTGACGAAGTTGTACGAGGTGACgtagctagtagtagtagctagtGGCGCCGGCCGGCCAAGGACTCCGCTGATGGAGCATCACcggcttaattaattacgcgtCACTTGCCCCATAAACGACACCGTCCATGGGTGCCCAGCCAGCTCCCACCGCCCAAATTAAGGCCGGTCCACCCATCGTTCTCATGACCTGCCAACCCCATCCCAGCCCTACACGTGTCCATCCTCAACCACGCGTCGGCACCTCCAACGCACTTCTGGAAGGAAGCCAAAACGGCAGCTTATTAATAGCGTAGCCGTTACCTGCTTTATATGGTCTTCTCAATTAAACTCCACTAAACCTCCCTATGGCCTATGCCATCCACCAAACAAGCAACTGAATCGGAATCGCGTATTGCTTTCGAGCTCCAATTCAACAGATTAGCAGAACACAGGGCGCTGAGCTGATGGCGAATTGTGGCCGGAggtttgccgccgccggcgctccggcgacggcgagacggtgTAATCTGGAGCTGTTCCTCGAGGCCACCACGCCGGTTGTCCCGACGACAGCCTGCTCCTCCAAGGTGATACGCTTTTCATCCCATGCATCGATCTGTTGCATTTCCTGATTTCCCccatttctgaattctgatactACTATCCAAGATGATCTTTCAAGAGTATTAGTTGCCTCACTGCTAATACGGAATTATGTATGTTCCAAAAcagatgttgttttttttttcatttttgtttctatAACTCAATTTCTGACTAAGAAGAAACAGAAAACAACTGCCTTAATTCATTTCGGTAACAATTTCTGACTAAGTAGAGGTTCTTTTCAGCTTCTGTGACATGAAAAAATTCGTATGGTTATCTTTGCAGAAGAGCATGAATGGTTGGAAGCAATCTGATGAAGAAAATGCGCTGCCATTCTTCAGTTTGGGCGACCTCTGGGATGGGTTCAGAGAGAGCAGCGCATATGGTATCGCTGTGCCAATTGTTCTGAATGGTTGCAGTGACGGTGTGGTGCAGTATTACGTCCCTTACTTATCTGCAATCCAGCTTTATGGAAGATTAAGGAGGCATTTCTACCATTCCAGGTAATACATCCTCAAATCACCGTTGAATCACTTCTTGTAGATGTTCTTAAGACAAATGGTTTATTAGCTATGGTGGCATTGTGTTCATAGTTACTTCAGCACAATGCTCAACCTTAGAAATAGAACAACACTTCAGGTTGTAATGTAGTTCATAATTACAGAATTACAGAACAAGTACATTTGCCAATACATTCCTTGAGAAGTACTCCTACATTTTGCGTCTCCTATGAGAGGAcaggaaaataaaatgaattttaGGTGCTTAAGTGACCATTGCATCAGGAGAAAGGAACATAAagaattctcaaaaaaaagagagaggaacaTAAAGACAAAACAAGTCTTGTAAAGccatctgaactctgaagagtGAGTTTGCGAGCATTGACTTAAAGTGTCAGGGCCAATCAGTATTCAGTAGTACGAGTTACTATAGGTCCCTA encodes the following:
- the LOC4325681 gene encoding LEAF RUST 10 DISEASE-RESISTANCEUS RECEPTOR-LIKE PROTEIN KINASE-like 2.4, coding for MDTPLLLLLPFLAACLLAPRHAAEAAVTSCAPRRCGNVTIAYPFWLPDSSPPPSSSSAPCGPAAFQVNCDNGSRASLARSFRSGYKILGVSYANRTVVVANDNVQTDASGCPVPKIDVSASLTLAPFTASPANSQLVFLFNCTSSSRPPPAGFVNVTCPGAKAVVRLDTSYNNTAARVVAGGCDYAAVPVVGVPGASPTDYPQLLRGGYMLEWRAPAGDCMACNASGGQCGYDADTEAFACICSDGSSRPGICDAKKSGNKVILIVSLSICATGLVLLACIAIVYKCRRRMQNRFSFLNAMDGASRTDTAKVEKLLQSYGSLAPRRFRYSELKKITKSFSQRLGEGGYGTVFSGTLADGRAVAVKFLHHSKPNGEEFLNEVVSIGRTSHVNIVSLLGFCLEGSKRALVYEYMPNGSLDKYIYSTSAAAAAEAEEAEATASPDRDVLGWKVLQEIAVGVARGLEYLHDGCNTRIIHFDIKPHNVLLDEGFRPKIADFGMAKLCNPKESILSMADTRGTIGFIAPEVFSRGFGDISTKSDVYSYGMLLLEMVGGGSNVKAYAEKGASGTFFPLWVYDHLLEDGGVLQSVAAAAAATAGGGAGSPGGEEIARKMALIGLWCIQTVPANRPSMGKVLEMLERSVHELAMPPRPYHSNSSSPSRPSSYPSSASDFTQRSRLSTPGSTA